One segment of Deltaproteobacteria bacterium DNA contains the following:
- a CDS encoding response regulator transcription factor: protein MIKILVVDDHAIVREGLKQILGDEEDMAVPSEAGTGGEAMNRIRERHFDVVLLDISMPGRSGLEVLKDIRTEKPKLPVLILSIHPEEQYAVRALRAGAAGYMNKASAPAELIDAVRRVAGGGKYVSPSLAEKLAFELTADPSKPPHELLSNREYQVMIMLAAGKGVSEIAGELCLSVKTISTYRARVMEKMNMKRNADLTLYSVRRHLLPGS, encoded by the coding sequence ATGATCAAAATCCTTGTTGTCGATGACCATGCCATTGTCAGGGAAGGACTCAAGCAGATTCTCGGCGATGAGGAGGACATGGCCGTTCCGTCCGAGGCGGGAACCGGCGGGGAGGCGATGAACCGTATCCGGGAACGGCATTTTGACGTCGTTCTGCTGGACATTTCCATGCCGGGTCGAAGCGGACTGGAAGTTCTCAAGGACATCAGGACGGAAAAACCGAAGCTGCCCGTTTTGATCCTCAGCATCCACCCGGAGGAACAGTATGCCGTTCGGGCCCTGAGGGCCGGGGCGGCAGGCTATATGAACAAGGCGAGCGCCCCCGCTGAATTGATCGACGCTGTCCGCAGGGTTGCCGGCGGCGGAAAGTACGTGAGTCCCTCCCTGGCGGAAAAACTCGCCTTTGAACTCACGGCGGATCCTTCGAAACCGCCCCATGAACTCCTCTCCAACCGGGAATACCAGGTTATGATCATGCTGGCCGCCGGGAAAGGCGTGTCCGAAATAGCCGGGGAGTTGTGTCTCAGCGTCAAGACCATCAGCACCTACCGGGCCCGTGTCATGGAAAAGATGAACATGAAAAGGAACGCGGATCTGACCCTGTATTCCGTACGCCGTCACCTGCTCCCGGGTTCCTGA
- a CDS encoding PAS domain S-box protein → MKRKGINTPADFPDTPEGPFLHPGPEKASTHPPVIDGDLYKTLADSSQVGVYILQGRRFRFVNPHIREYAGYSEEEMLNMDPPSIIHPADRNTARKNAIRMLKGRRFSPYEFRIITKDGRVRWILETVKSIRYQGERAVLGNSMNTTEQKEARNRLEELEALESSILDAIPHAVVGLRERVFIFANNAVEQVFGWRPAELIGKNVLILYRNEADYDEIARRFYTALETRRTFSTEFPARRKDGREILCMMKASRIGATLRERKIVVTYEDITEQKRARQELETSREQLRNLSLHLQSIREEERTRIAREIHDELGQCLTALKMDIAWLGTRIRDVNTALAGKIDYMSNLIDGTIDTVHRISSDLRPGLLDDLGLTAAIEWQTQDFERRSGLPCQADLSIEDEGIDGRVATAVFRILQESLTNVARHAAASRVSVGLYGRNGTLVLEVADDGRGITQKQIDDPRSFGLIGMRERVHPWGGIVTISGKENRGTRVVVTVPLPESMATP, encoded by the coding sequence ATGAAAAGGAAAGGAATCAACACACCGGCAGACTTCCCCGACACGCCGGAGGGACCGTTTCTTCATCCCGGGCCGGAGAAAGCATCGACCCATCCGCCCGTTATCGACGGCGACCTCTACAAGACCCTCGCCGACAGCTCACAGGTCGGTGTCTATATCCTGCAGGGCAGACGCTTCCGCTTCGTCAACCCCCATATCCGGGAGTACGCCGGGTACTCGGAAGAAGAGATGCTCAACATGGACCCGCCGTCAATCATTCACCCGGCGGACCGGAACACGGCACGGAAAAACGCCATACGGATGTTGAAGGGCCGGCGTTTTTCCCCTTACGAATTCCGTATCATAACGAAAGACGGGCGGGTCAGATGGATCCTGGAAACGGTCAAGTCCATCCGGTACCAGGGTGAGAGGGCCGTTTTAGGCAACTCCATGAACACGACGGAACAGAAGGAAGCCCGTAACCGTCTGGAGGAACTGGAGGCGCTGGAGTCCTCCATCCTGGATGCAATCCCCCACGCCGTCGTTGGCCTCCGCGAACGGGTGTTCATCTTCGCGAACAATGCGGTCGAGCAGGTGTTCGGCTGGCGGCCCGCGGAACTCATCGGTAAAAATGTCCTCATCCTCTACCGGAATGAGGCGGACTACGACGAAATCGCCCGCCGTTTTTACACGGCCCTGGAAACCCGGCGCACGTTCAGTACGGAATTCCCGGCCCGTCGCAAGGACGGCCGGGAGATCCTCTGCATGATGAAAGCCTCCCGAATCGGCGCCACCCTACGGGAACGCAAAATCGTCGTCACTTACGAGGACATTACGGAACAGAAGCGGGCGAGGCAGGAACTCGAAACATCCAGGGAACAGCTCCGGAACCTGTCCCTCCACCTTCAGTCGATCCGCGAAGAGGAGCGAACCCGTATCGCCCGGGAAATTCACGATGAGCTGGGGCAGTGCCTGACGGCCCTGAAGATGGATATCGCCTGGTTGGGCACCCGCATCAGGGACGTGAATACGGCCCTCGCCGGGAAAATTGATTACATGTCAAATCTGATCGACGGCACCATCGACACGGTCCACCGCATTTCTTCGGACCTGCGACCGGGGCTTCTCGATGATTTGGGGTTGACCGCCGCCATTGAATGGCAGACTCAGGACTTCGAGCGTCGTTCAGGGCTTCCCTGTCAGGCGGACTTGTCCATCGAGGACGAGGGAATCGACGGCCGAGTGGCCACGGCCGTTTTTCGAATTCTCCAGGAAAGTCTGACCAACGTGGCCCGCCACGCCGCGGCCTCGCGGGTATCCGTAGGGCTGTACGGACGGAACGGAACCCTGGTTCTCGAAGTCGCCGACGACGGTCGGGGGATCACCCAAAAACAGATTGACGATCCCCGTTCCTTCGGACTGATCGGCATGCGGGAACGGGTTCATCCCTGGGGCGGAATCGTGACCATAAGCGGCAAGGAAAATCGGGGAACCCGGGTGGTCGTCACCGTACCCCTGCCGGAAAGCATGGCAACACCATGA